Genomic window (Tardiphaga sp. vice304):
ATGATTCCGGTGAGTCCGAGACCGCCTATCGTGGCCGCGAACAAGCCGGAGGCGTCGTCGTCGCTGACAGTATGCTCCCTGCCATCGCTGCGCAGCAGGCTGAGGCTGCGGATCCAACGCCCAAACGTGCCGGCGCGATGGTGGTTCTTGCCGTGCACGTCATTGGCGATGGCGCCGCCAAGGGTGACAAATTTGGTCCCCGGCGTAACCGGCAGGAAGAAGCCGGCAGGAATCACCAGCTTCAGGATCGCCGCCAGGCTGACGCCGGCCTCAGCTTCCAGCAGCCCGCTGGTCCGATCGAAACAGATGAAGCGGTCAAGGCCGGTCATCTCGATCAGGGCGCCGCCGTCGTTGATGCAACTGTCGCCATACGAACGCTGCAGGCCGCCGGCCAGCAGCCCACGCGGCAGATCGGCGCCCTGCATGGCCAACGGGGCAAGTTCGTCCGGAAACGCCGGGCGCGCCACCTCCATCCGGGTGCGCGGAGTCCGGCTCCACGGCATGATATCGTCGCGTGGGGCGAAACCGTTCATAACGCCAACAGGATGGCGGCGGCGACCAGAACGCCGAGGCCAAGGCTTACATTGTCGCGCAGCGCGAAAGCCACTGGATCGTCGGTCATCCGGCCGCGGTGCGATAGCACCCAGATGCGGCAACTGAACAGGAAGATGGCGATCGGCGCCACCCAAAGCCAGGCCGGCGTGTGGTAGATCTGGCGGGCAAAAATCTCCTCGACGAGGTACAGCACCACGATGATGATGGACGCCATCGAAGCCGCGCTGCCGAAGGCGAGCGTCAGGCTCTCGTCGCCGGCCTGGTATCCCCGCCCCTCCAGCTTCTGCAGGCCATGTTCGGCGGCGCGCAGGATCTCGGTATGGCGCTTAGCCAGCGCCAGCGAAAAGAAGAAGAACATCGAAAAGGTCAGCAGCCATGCCGACGGCACCAGATCTGCGGCGGCAATGCCGATCAGGATACGGATGGTGAATAAAAGGCCAATGATAAAGGTATCGAACAGCGGAATTCGTTTCCAGCCGAACGAATAGCCGAGCGTCGTGGCGACGTATAATAGCAGGCACAGCCCGGCGGGCGGCGAGACCAGCAGCGCGGCGATGCACGCCACCGGCAGGATGGCGCCGACAGCCAGCAGGCCATCACGGACCGGAATTGCCCCGGAGGCGAAGCCGCGGCGGCGCTTCGACCAATGTTTGCGGTCTGACGAGAGATCGGCAATGTCGTTGACGAGATAGGTAAGCGAGGCAACCAGGCACAGCAGCCCAACCATCACGAGGGTACGGAGCAACCCCTCGAGCGTGACGTCGCGCCATCCCAGCGCGACCGGCACCAGCACGATCAGGTTTTTGGCCCATTGGTGCGGCCGAAAGGCCTTCAGCCAGGCAGCGCGGTAATGCGGCGTGTCGCTGAACGACCGCTCGACTTTGATACCTTCGGCCTCTACGGCACCAACCTGCGACCGGCCCGACGACACCACGACGGCCGCTTTTGCGCTGCGCCAGACCGGTAGGTCGGCACGGCTGTCACCGGCATAGACAAAGCCGCCGGGAAACTGCTGCAGCAGCCGGTCGGCCTTGTTTTGCCCCTTCAGATTAAGGTCGCCCGACGTGCCGTTGACGCTCTTGAAGATCGGAAAACGCTCGGCAACCCGAAGAGCAATGACCAAGTCGGCCGCGGTGGCGAGATGGACCTCGCGCCCCGTACGCGCTTCCTGCTCGAGATAGGCCAGGAGGTCTTCGCGGACAGGGAAACTGTCGACATCCGGCTGAGCCACGCGCGTCAACCGCTGTTTAAACGCGGCAATGCCGTTTCGGAGTTCGACCAGGGCCAGCAAGCTCCGAAGTGGATTGGCAAACAGCCCGCAGGCAAAGGTCTCAAAAAGGCTGTCGACCTTGAGAAACGTGCCGTCGAGATCGACAACCAGCGGCAGAATTGCTGCGTCTCTCGCTGTCGAACTCAATTCGGGAACCAGCAGATTTTTCACGGGCGCATGACTCGACAGTGGCTTAGCAACTCCAAAAGCGATCGAGTAGCCAATGTAAAATTGACAAGGCTCAAAAGCTCGGCGTCCGGATGTACGGTCAAAACGCCTAGCGCGCAACTTGCCTCCCTCTGACCCTGGTCTTCGCGATCCGTTGCAAAACCAGTTACTCGGACAATCTATACAGTGTAACCCATTGACCGATAGATCAATTTATGTTCGCCTGCCCTTAGCATTTTAAACTTTTGTAACTTAAACATCATCTATAGTTTGGCCTTGCCGGATCCAGCCGCCGTTTTTTGAAGAGCAATAAGCTAAAATGACCGTAGAAGCAGCAAAAACGACCGCGACGCGTCCATACGGGATACGGCAGCCCGTCGAGGGCACCAACCAGCGCGAAAACGAGACTGTCGACCCCATCGAAACCCAAGACAACGGGCTCAATAGCAACGATCAGCTGAAGCGCGAGCTCGCAGATGCGCACGCAAAAATCGCTGCGCTGAGCGGCGAACTGGACGAGATCCGGCGGTCCACTACGTGGCGCCTCACCTATCTGATAAGAGCTCTGTTCGCGACACTCCCCGTCGGAGTCAGGCTGCGCATCAAAGGCGCGCTCAGGGTGGTTCTCCGCGCATCGCGATACGTTCAACGATCCCGAATGGCCTCCTTTTTGCCGATACCAGAGCTTCGCCTCGACCTTATACCAGGAGAGTACCCTGATTGGGTGCGGGACTTCGATACCCTGTCCGACGCCGACCGCGCCTTAATTCGGACCAAGATCGACCGGTTCGAAGCGCTTCCGAAGATATCAGTGGTAATGCCGGTGTATGACACGCCCGCCGCCATTCTCCGCGAGGCAATCGAAAGCGTCGTTCAACAGATCTATCCGAATTGGGAGCTCTGCATTGCAGACGACGCGTCTAAAGCGCCTCATGTCCGGAAACTGCTTGACGAGTACATGCAGAAAGACAGCCGCATCAAATGTGTCTATCGAGAAAGCAATGGTCACATATCCGCAGCCAGCAACTCCGCGCTCGCGCTT
Coding sequences:
- a CDS encoding UbiA family prenyltransferase; amino-acid sequence: MKNLLVPELSSTARDAAILPLVVDLDGTFLKVDSLFETFACGLFANPLRSLLALVELRNGIAAFKQRLTRVAQPDVDSFPVREDLLAYLEQEARTGREVHLATAADLVIALRVAERFPIFKSVNGTSGDLNLKGQNKADRLLQQFPGGFVYAGDSRADLPVWRSAKAAVVVSSGRSQVGAVEAEGIKVERSFSDTPHYRAAWLKAFRPHQWAKNLIVLVPVALGWRDVTLEGLLRTLVMVGLLCLVASLTYLVNDIADLSSDRKHWSKRRRGFASGAIPVRDGLLAVGAILPVACIAALLVSPPAGLCLLLYVATTLGYSFGWKRIPLFDTFIIGLLFTIRILIGIAAADLVPSAWLLTFSMFFFFSLALAKRHTEILRAAEHGLQKLEGRGYQAGDESLTLAFGSAASMASIIIVVLYLVEEIFARQIYHTPAWLWVAPIAIFLFSCRIWVLSHRGRMTDDPVAFALRDNVSLGLGVLVAAAILLAL